GCATCTTCAAGATCACACCGACGTGCATCGCGTACTCGATCAACTCCGAGATACGCGGGTTGCTGTCAACTCGCTCCATCCGACTGATCGTGCTTCGGTTGACACCCATCTGGTTCGCGAGTTGCGCCTGGTTCAACCCTGCCGCCTCTCGTGCGTCAACCAAGGCTCGCTTAAGCGCGAACTCGTTTCGCACGCTCGCCTTGGCGATCGCACGCTTGCGGACGGAAGACATGACCGGGACCCTCTCATATGTGTTGCACTTGCTGCAACACCAATCCTATCTTCGCAGGATACGATAGGTGCAGGACTCCTGAGTGGCCCATCGCTTCACGATCGATTGCGCCTTCCCGATTTGCGTTGTCTGCTTCACGTGGGCTTTTGAACGTGTGCGACGATGCGATTGAGTCTGGTGCCTTGCCTGCTCCTTCATCTCACGTGCCGTCTTCCACGCAAAGAGCGCAGCAACCGCGGAGCGACCGTCATGTGGTGCTTCACCGAAGTACAGCCGGTACTCGCGACGCCCGCCCTCACCCTTCCGATGGGCCCCTTGCCGACCGAACTCGCCAATCCAGGCAGGAGCAACCGACATCGTGGTCGTACCCAATGGCGCTTTGTAGTCACCGGGTGCGATCGCACCTTCCTCAGAGTCCTCCAGGAGGGCCTCGAAAAAGGCAAGCGCGGCGTCGTCTACCCCTTCTTCCTCTAGCTTCTTGATTTCGGCGAGGTACGGCTCAAGCTGCGTCCATTTGGTTGGTCCAAGCTCGATGCAGGACACCGACTCCGGATCGCGGCTGGTCGTCACAACACGGCCCTCGATCTCGGCAGAACGTCTCGGCCCTGCATAGCTGGCCCAGCGCAGATCCGATGTGCGCCGGTCACTCGCTCGCCGCCCGCGACCCGAGCAGCGATGCGCCGGCCGATTCGAGTGCGTCGTCGTAGACGTGCCCGTACACCCGCAACGTCATGCCGGGATCATGCCCGAGCCACTTTGCCGTCGCCGACAAAGTGTTGCCCGAGTCGAGCATCATCGTCGCCGCAGTGTGCCGCACATCGTGCAACCGGATCATCGGCACACACGCAGCCTTGGCCTGCCGGACGAACTCACCCGAGTACGTTTCCGGCCGGATCCGTGACCCGTCACCGTTGACCGCGACGAGCCCGGTATCCCGCCAATCAGGACCGATGACCAGGCGTTCGGCTGCCTGCGCCGCCTTGAACGATCGGAGCGCGGCGATCACGTCACCGGGCACCGGCAGCACCCGACGAGACCGCGCCGACTTCGGGGCGCCCTCGACGGTGCCCTGACCCGGCACGATCACCCGACCCGACACGATCGCGACGGTGCCAGCGTCGAAGTCGATCGCATCCCACCGCAGGCCCAGGACCTCGGATCGCCGCAGCCCGCACAAGGTGAGCAGCCATAGTGCATAGAGCCGATCCGACTCGACGTGCCTCCGGAACTGTGCGGCCTGCTCTCGGGTCCATGTCGCCATCTCCCGCGATGCGATCTTGGGTCGCTCGACGAGCCGAGCGACGTTGCGCGCCACGAGACCTTGCGCCATCGCATCGTCGAGCGCCGCCGACAGCTGCACGAGCATCGTCACGACCGTCCGCGCGCTCACCCCAGCAGGCTGCTCGGCGTCGTCGACCTCGACAGCGATGTAGCGGCCACGCGCCGGCCGGTCGAGGTGCCCACCCTCGCGTAGCCGGTCGAGGAACTTGCCGGCGTTCGCCCCGAACTCGGCCTCGACCTGCACGTAGCTCACGCCATCGGCATGTTCGGCGACGAACGCGAGTA
This sequence is a window from Gordonia insulae. Protein-coding genes within it:
- a CDS encoding helix-turn-helix transcriptional regulator, which produces MSSVRKRAIAKASVRNEFALKRALVDAREAAGLNQAQLANQMGVNRSTISRMERVDSNPRISELIEYAMHVGVILKMRVVQPDVVEPPQPRTSSIRFDARAVPEQNVLELGRLRRAKRVKREFSESDLLKDAL
- a CDS encoding site-specific integrase — encoded protein: MTRRAEPITRRTAKNGAASYTFQVDVGSKPDGGRLRQRFTYRTMAEARREYRRIATEVAAGTYVVRHAVTVSEFLTGWLDGRRDIRPVTLAGYRQALKPVIDRLGGIQLQQLSKSHVDDLVAWRTESGRVPARRLSERAAQILAFVAEHADGVSYVQVEAEFGANAGKFLDRLREGGHLDRPARGRYIAVEVDDAEQPAGVSARTVVTMLVQLSAALDDAMAQGLVARNVARLVERPKIASREMATWTREQAAQFRRHVESDRLYALWLLTLCGLRRSEVLGLRWDAIDFDAGTVAIVSGRVIVPGQGTVEGAPKSARSRRVLPVPGDVIAALRSFKAAQAAERLVIGPDWRDTGLVAVNGDGSRIRPETYSGEFVRQAKAACVPMIRLHDVRHTAATMMLDSGNTLSATAKWLGHDPGMTLRVYGHVYDDALESAGASLLGSRAASE